A window of Ranitomeya variabilis isolate aRanVar5 chromosome 2, aRanVar5.hap1, whole genome shotgun sequence contains these coding sequences:
- the LOC143807803 gene encoding uncharacterized protein LOC143807803 — translation MTRGLPPRRSLRIQPIVKSLDSYVRDSSRLIELCETLEVPDNAILATLDVEALYTNIGHELVEFLDLKLTIVQNRIITTLFRKQTASNNLLHFESFHPTHLRKGIPKGQFLRLRRNCSRTEDFLEESRQLTHRFRERGYPHRVISGAFEFSRGKTREEALLLR, via the exons CCAATAGTGAAATCCCTGGACTCTTATGTACGAGATTCCTCTCGTCTTATAGAACTTTGTGAGACTTTGGAAGTTCCGGACAACGCAATTCTAGCAACGCTAGACGTGGAGGCCCTGTATACGAACATCGGACACGAACTAG TGGAGTTTCTGGATTTAAAATTAACGATAGTCCAGAATCGGATCATCACCACATTATTCCGGAAACAGACGGCCTCAAATAATCTTCTGCACTTCGAGAGCTTCCACCCAACACATCTGAGAAAAGGCATTCCGAAAGGACAATTCCTCAGACTCAGAAGGAATTGTAGTCGTACAGAGGACTTTTTGGAAGAATCTCGACAACTGACCCACAGATTCCGTGAACGAGGATATCCCCATAGAGTCATCTCAGGAGCATTTGAATTCTCAAGAGGGAAAACAAGAGAGGAGGCACTTTTACTACGG TAG